In Aquabacterium sp. OR-4, the DNA window GCCTGTATGCGCCGATGTCGGCCTGGGCCGCCGGGCACGGCCTGCAGGCCAAGGTGCAGGCCCATGGCGCGCCGGTGGACTGGCTGCAGGCCTATGGCGTGGCCGGCATCCCCGAGACCGAAGACCTGGCCGGTGGCGCCGCGCCGCACTTTCTGCGCGTGGCCCGCTCGGCCGCCCACCTCTACGGCCGCGGGCTGGTCACCGGCGAGGCCTTCTGCTGGCTGCAGGAAGGCTTTGCCGTCACGCCGGCCAAGCTGCGCGAACGCGCCGACGCCTTCTACGCGGCGGGCATCCAGCAGCTCGTGGGCCACGGTGCCAGTGCGCGCCTGGGTGCGGCCTTTGACGCGGCGGCCGGCGGCCATCCCTGGTATCCCTTCGAAGCCATGGAGATCGGCACGCCGCTGGACGACGCCAACCCGTGCTGGGCCTTCGTGCGCCCGCTGACCGACTACATGGCCCGCAACCAGACGCTGCTGCAGCGTGGCCGGGCACGCGTGCCGGTGGCCGTGCTGGCGCCGCTGGACCTGATGGCCCACACCAGCGCCGCCGAACGCTTGACGCCACCGCCCTGGCACGACGCGCTGCAGGACGCCGGCTACGACTGGGACTGGATCAACGACCACGGCCTGCTGGCCAGCCGGCTGGAAGCCGGTGCGCTGCTGACGCCGGGCGGCCACCGCTACCGCGCGCTGCTGCTGCCCGAGCTGCCCGCGCTGCGCGCCGAGGTGGCCGAGTTCCTGGCCGCCTGTGCCGAGGCCGGCGTCCCGGTCTGGGCCTGCGGCCGCTTGCCAAGCCGCGAGATCGGCTTTCTCGACGCCGCCGCGCGCGACCGGCGTGTGCAGCAGGCCATGCGGGCGGCCCGCCTGGTGGCGCCGTCCGCGCTGGGGCGCGCGCTGCTGGCCGCGGGCGTGGCACCCAGCCTGCCGCTGCCGGCGGGCCATGGCTGCAGCTTCCATGTGCGCGAGGACGGCGCGCAGCAATGGGTGCTGCTGCGCAATGCCGGCACCACGGCGCAGACACCGGCCTGGCCCCTGCCGCCCGGCCAGGCCGCCGAGCTGTGGGATGCCTGGCTGGGCGAGGTGCAGGGCCTTGGCACCGCGGGCCAGGTGGCGGTGCACCTGCCGCCGGGCTGCGCGCGCTGGCTGCGCCTGGCGCCTGCCGCCGCCTGCCGGCCGCCACCGGCGACCCAGGCCGCCTTGTCAGCCCAGGTCGCCGCGGCCGGCGCTGCCCCGGCCGTTGAGCGGGCCCTGGGCGGCCCCTGGCAGCTCAGCGCCCGGGGCGTGGGCCTGGGCGGCCGGCCCATCCACTTCAGCGCCGGTGCCGACACACTGGCCGGCCTGCGCCAGCACCCCGAGCTGGCCGACTTTGCCGGGCTGCTCACCTACACGCTGGCCTTCGAGCTGTCGGCCGCCGAGCTGGCGGCCACCGAGCAGCCAGCCGGCGCGCTGTGGCTGGATCTGGGCCAGGCCTTCGACGCGCTGTCGCTGCAGCTCAACGGCGACACGCCCACGCCGCGCAGCGAAGGCCCCTTTGTCTTCGAGGTGACCCGGCGCCTGCAGGCCGGCACCAATACTTTGACGATCACCGTGGCCAACGTGCCCGAGAACGCCCACCGCGACCCGCTGCGCCCCGGCGGCCTGCCGCTGCCCGGGCGGCGCCTTGCGCGCCTGCCCACCGGCCTGGTCGGCCCCGTGCGGCTTTGCGCCGCCTGACCCCTTTTCCTGAAAGCCCTCCATGAGCCAGCTCCGCATTCCCTTCCACGAAAAGGTGGCCTATGGCCTGGGCAACTTCATGCCCACGGCCGTCACCGCCACCGGTGGCATGGCGATGTACTTCTACACCGATGTGGCCGGCCTGTCGGCGGCCTTCGTCGGCGCGCTGCTGCTGCTGGTGCGCATCATCGACGCGGTGTGGGACATCTTCGTCGGCCGCCGCGTCGACGCCACGCGCAGCCGCTGGGGCCAGGCCCGCCCCTACCTGCTGTGGTTTGCGCCGGTGCTGGCCATCGCGCTGGTGGCCAGCTTCACGGTGCCGCCGCTGGAGGGCACGGCCCGCCTGATCTACTTTGTGGCGGCCTATGTGGTGCTGTGGTGCGCCTACAGCCTGATCATGATCCCGTTCCAGTCGATGCTGCCGATGATTGCGCCCGATGCCGACGAGCGCCTGCGCATGGCCGGCGTCAGCAGCTTCGTGCAGTTCATCTTCGTGGTCGGCTGCGCGGCGGGTTTCCCGATGCTGAAGGACGCGCTGTCCGACGGCAATCCGGCCCAGGGCTTCCAGCGTGCGGCCATGCTGTTCGGCGGCTTGGGCCTGCTGTTCACCTGGGCCTGCTTCGCCTTTGTGCGCGAGCGCGTGCCGCCGATGGCCGCCGCGCCCAGCCCCGACCTGCGGGCCGACCTGCGGGCGCTGCGGGCCAGCCGCCCCTGGCTGGCCGGCGTGCTGGCGCAGTGCGTGCTGGCCACGCTGATCGGCCTGCCGCTGGCCAGCTGCGTGTACTACTTCTCTGTGGTCATCGGCAAGCCGCAGCTGATCGGGCCGTTCATGGGCCTGGGCGGCATCGGCCTGGTGCTGGGGGTCGTGCTGAGCGACCAGCTGACGCGGCGCCTGTGCAAGAAGCGCGTCTACGTGGCCGCCATGCTGGTGGGCGCCGCGCTGTGGACGGCCATCGCGCTGGGCGGGCCCGACCGCCTGCCGCTGGTGTTTGTGCTGTCGCTGCTGGCCAATGTCTGCCTGGGCGTCAGCGCGCCGATCAGCTACTCGATGAACGGCGACATCGCCGACGACATCGAGTACCGCCATGGCAAGCGCGTGGTCGGCACGCTGGTGGCCACGATCAACTTCGCCAACAAGGTGGGCGCCGGCCTGTGCAGCGCCCTGGTGGGCCTGGTGCTCAGCGTCACGGCCTACCAGGCCGGTGCCGCGCAGCAGGCACCCGCCGCGCTGCAGGGCGTGGTGGCGCTGATGAGCGTCATCCCCGCCGTGATGGCGCTGGGCGTGGCCGCCGTGATGGGCTGGGCCTACCCGCTGGGCCGCAGCCAGCTGCAGCAGATGAACTCCGAGCTGGCCCAGCGCCGCGTGGCCACAGCCTGACCCGACCGCCATCGGCCGGCCCGGCCACGCTGCACCCGGCCCGGCCTGGCAGCGGCCCGGCGCCCGGCCCGCAAGCTCACCGCAATGACTCCCCCGACATTCACTGATCCCGCCATGCAAAAGAATTTTCCTGAAGGCTTTCTCTGGGGCGTGGCCACCGCCGCGCACCAGGTGGAGGGCGGCAACGACAACTGCGACACCTGGGCCGAGGAATGGGCCGAGGGCTCGCCCTATGTCGACAAGAGCGGCGAGGCCATCGACCACTACCGCCGCTTTCGCGACGACATCGCGCTGATCGCCTCGCTGGGCCTGAAGGCCTACCGCTTCTCGGTGGAATGGGCCCGCGTCGAGCCGCGCGAGGGCGAGTTCAGCGCCGAGGCGCTGGCGCACTACCGCGCGGTGGTCGATGCCTGCGTCGAGCACGGCCTCGAGCCGGTGGTCACGCTGCACCACTTCACCTCGCCCCAGTGGCTGATGCCGCTGGGCGGCTGGCGCGGCGAGCGCACGCCAATGCTGTTTGCGCGTTATGTCGAGCAGGTCATGCCGGCGCTGGGCCCGGCGGTCAGGCGCGTCGTCACGCTCAACGAATGCAACATCGGCGTGCTGCTGCAGAACATGTTCGCGTCGCTGGGTTTCGTGCCGCCCATCGGCGTGGACGTGAAGAGCTGGCGCGCGCCGGGCTGGCGCAACAGCGCGGCCAAGGCCTGCGGCACCGATGCGGCCACCTACTGCGCCTTCCAGATGGCCGGTGACGAGCGCGGCGTGGCCACCATCTCGGCCGCCCACGTGGCCGCCCGCGCGGTGATCCGCCGGGTGGCGCCGCAGGTGCAGGTGGGCCTGGCGCTGGCGCTGAGCCAGCCCCAGGTGGCCCCCGGCGGCGAGGCGCAGGCGGCGAAGATGTGGCACGGCAACTTCCGCCAGTGGCTGCCGGCCATCGAAGGCGACGACTTCTTCGCGCTGCAGAACTACACCCGCGAGATCTATGGCCCCGAAGGCCAGGTGCCGCCGCCACCCGGCAGCGAGTCGACCGGCGCGCGCTACGAGTTCGCGCCCCAGGCCATCGCCTCGGTCGCGCGCCGCGTCGCGCACGAGCTCAAGCTGCCCATCCTGATCACCGAGAACGGCTACTGCGGCGACGACGACGCGCGCCGCATCGCGTTCATCCAGCAGGCACTGGCCGGCCTGCATGCGGCCATCGACGACGGTGTGCCGCTGATCGGCTACACCTACTGGACGGCCTTCGACAACTTCGAGTGGGTGTTCGGCTATGCCATGCGCTTCGGCCTGGTGGCGGTGGACCGCGCCACCCAGCAGCGCAGCCCCAAGCCCAGCGCCCAGGTGCTGGGCGCCATCGCCCGCGCCAACGCGCTGCCCGACGGCATCTTGATCGAGCCGCAGCCCGGCACTTCGCAGGAACTGGCCATGGACCATGTCTACACCCCGCCCGCCGCCGAGCCCGGCACGGTGTTCACCAACGTGCGCATCTTCGACGGCAGCGGCAGTGCGCCCTTTGCCGCCGAGCTGCGCGTGGACGGCCGCCGCATCACGGCCATCGGCGCCAGCGTGTCGCACGACAACGCCCGGGTGATCGACGGCCAGGGCGGCGTGCTGATGCCCGGCCTCACCGAGGCCCATGCCCACCTCACCTGGCCTACCAGCGTGGAGAAGTTCGTGCCCGGCATGAGCCTGCCGCCCGAGGAGCTGACGCTGACCGCCGCGCGCAACGCCCGCATCCTGCTGGACCACGGCTTCACCAGCGCCTACTCGGCCGGCGCCCTGGGCAAGCGCATCGAGCCGGCGCTCAAGGAGATGATCGACAGCGGCGGCATGCCCGGCCCGCGCCTGGTGGCGTCGTCCGTCGAGCGCGAGCCGCCCAGCGACGGCACGCTGCTGGACCCCGGCAAGGTCGACGAGCACGGCGCCGGCCCGGCCAACGTGGCGGCCTTCGTCAAGGGCTGCAGCGACATCGGCGCCAAGGCGGTGAAGTTCCTGATCTCGGGCGAGAGCGCGCTCAAGCCCGGCGCGTCGCTGGAGCTGCTCTACACCGATGAGGAGCTGATGGCCGCCGGCCTGGCGGCACGCGAGCACGACGTCTGGCTCACCGGCCATGCCCACGCGGCCGCGGCCGTGAAGATCGGCGTGAAGGCGGGCTTTCGCGTGCTGTACCACTGCACCTATGCCGACGAGGAGGCGCTGGATCTGCTGGAGTCGGTCAAGGACAGCATCTTCATCGCCCCCAGCATCGGCATCATCCAGGCCACGCTCGACGCCACGCCGCCGCCGCACTTCGACATGACCCACATGAAGCAGGACGCGGCCCTGGTGCTCGAGACCCAGAAGAAGCTGGTGCCCGAGCTGCGCCGCCGCGGCCTGCGCCTGCTGCCGGGCGGCGACTACGGCTTTCCGTTCAACCCGAACGGCCGCAACGCGCGCGACCTGGCGCTGTGGGTCGAGCACTTCGGCTACACGCCCGCCGAGGCCCTGCACGCGGCCACCGCCCTGGGCGGCCAGATCATGGGCATGGGCGACGAGCTGGGCCAGCTCAAGCCCGGCTATCTGGCCGACCTGCTGCTGGTGGACGGCGACCCGACCGCCAATGTCGCCATCCTGCAGAACAAGCACCACCTGAAGGCCATCATGAAGGACGGCCGCTTCCACAAGGCCCCGCACTGAGATGGATCACCGCCTGCCTACGGGCCGGGCCGCGGGCGCCGGCCCCGCTGCGGCTGAACCCCTCGCATCGACGGCCGCCGGATGAAAAACAACGCCCGCCCACTGCGGCGCGCGCTGGCGATGGCCGCGCTGGCAAAGGCTGCACTGGCAATCGCCGCGCTGCTGGGCCTGGCGGCACGGGCCGGCGCGGCCGGCCCGCCGCCCGACCGGCCGCCGGCGCCCGCGCTGTCACCCGCCGCCGAGCGGGTGCTGGCCACGGTGCATGAAGATCTGCGCCCGCTGGCGCGGCGCTTCCTGGCCGCGCCGCCGCCACCGCCGCTCAGTGCCACCAGCCTGCCGGCGCTGCGCGGCATGAAGTTCATGCTGCCGCCGCAGCTGGCCGAGCCCGCGCCGCAGACCCTGCGCATCGACGGCCCGGCCGGTGCGCGCGCGCTGAGCCTGCATGTGGTGGGCGAGCGTGCGGCCACCGCCAAGCCGGTGCTGCTGTACCTGCATGGCGGCGGCTTCGTGTCGGGCGCGCCGGCGATGGATGTGCGGCAGCTGCAGGACATCGCGCTGGCGGTGGACTGCATCGTCGTCAGCGTTGGCTACCGCCTGGCGCCCGAGACCGTGCACCCCGGCGCGCTGGAGGACAACCTGGCCGCGCTGCAGTGGCTGCGTGCCCACGCCGCCGAGCTGGGCGGCGACCCCACCCGCATGGCCGTGCTGGGCGGCAGCGCCGGCGGCGGCCATGCGGCGATGCTGAGCCTGGCCATGCGCGACCGCGGCCTGCCGCCGCTGCGCATGCAGGTGCTCATCTACCCGATGCTCGACGACCGCAGCGGCAGCAGCCAGGCCGTGCCGGCGCCGTTTGGCAACATGATGTGGAACGAGGCTGCCAACCGCTTCGGCTGGAGCGCGCTGCTGGGCGTGCCGGCCGGCTCGCCGCAGGTGCCCGATGGCGCCGTGCCGGCGCGGGCGCCCTCGGTGACCGGGCTGCCGCCCACCTTCATTGGCGTTGGCAGCATCGACCTGTTCCTGCCCGAGAACCTGCGCTTTGCCGAGCGGCTGATGGCGGCCTCGGTGCCCACCGAGCTGCTGGTGGTGCCGGGCGGCTTCCACGGCTTCGACATGGTCGCGCGCGACACCCCGGTGGCGCGCGAATTCACCCAACGCTGGCAGGCCGCGCTGCGGCGTGCCTTGGCCCCCCACCCTCAACCCGCATCGCCATGAGCCTGCCCCGCAAACTCCGTTGTTCCGTCATCACGGCCGTGGCCTGCGCCGCGCTCGGCCAGGCCGGCAGCGCCCAGGCCGCCGAGGGCGGGCCGCCGCGCCATGTCTTCCGCACCGTGCCCGCCACGCCCATGGCCCTGCCGGCCGCGCTGGCGTTTGGCGGCCCGGCCAGCGGCCCGGCGTTCCAGTGGACCGGCCTGGGCCAGGAGCGCATCCTGCGCAATGTGCAGCGCCCGCAGCTGTTTGCCGTGCGGCCGGCCACCGGCAAGGCCAATGGCCGGGCCGTGCTGGTGGTGCCGGGCGGCGGCTACCGCTTCGTGGCCATCGAGAACGAAGGCCTGCCCATTGCGCGCCGGCTGGCCGACCAGGGCTTCACGGCCTTCGTGCTGGTCTACCGCGTCAAGCCCACGCCGGTGGTCGATGCCGACTTTGCCGCCGAGGTCAATGCCGAGATCGCCCAGCGTTTTGCCCCCGGTGCGCCCAAGGCCGCCGACGACCTCGCGCCGCACGGCCCGGCGGTGGAAGACGCCAGGGCGGCCATGGCCTGGCTGAAGGCCCACGCCACCGAGCAGGGCTTTGACGCCCAGCGCCTGGGCTACATCGGCTTCTCGGCCGGGGCCCGCAGCGGCCGCGCGCTGGTGAGCCAGGCCAGCGCCGCCGAAATGCCCGACACGCTGGCGCTGATCTACGGCGGCTTCTACGCCACCCAGCCGCGCCAGCCGGTGCCGCCGCTGTTTCTCGCCCAGGCCGCCGACGACCCGCTGTTTCCGCCCGACGGCTTCGACATCGTGCACAACTGGCGCCAGGCCGGCCAGCGCGTGGAGCTGCATCTGTACGAACGCGGCGGCCATGGCTTTGGCTCGATGCCGCGCGGCACCACGGCCGACGCCTGGCTGGACGCCTACCTTGGCTGGCTGAACCGGCAGTGAGCCGGGTCCGGCAGCTCCTGGCCCAGCTGAGCCTGGGCGAGAAGGCCGGTCTGATGGCCAACGCCAATGCCGCCGTGCCCCGCCTCGGCCTGCCCGCCTACGACCACTGGACCGAGGCATTGCATGGCCTGGTGGCGGCGGGCGAGTCGGCGGTGGTCTACCCGGCGCCCATCGCGCTGGCCGCTGGTTTTGACGCCGCGCTGCTGCACACCATCGGCCAGCAGATCGCCACCGATGGGCGCCGCGCCCACGCCCGTGCGCTGCAACGCAGCCCGGGTGGCACGGGTGGCACGGGCATGTCCGAGGGCCTGTGCTTCATGGCCCCCAACCTCAACATCCTGCGCGATCCGCGCTGGGGGCGGGGCCAGGAGACCCTGGGCGAAGACCCGCAGCTCACCGCCCAGCTGGGCGTGGCCCTGATCCGCGGCCTGCAGGCCGGCGACCAGGCCTGTGCCGTGGCCAAGCACTTTGCGGTGCACAGCGGGCCCGAGCCGCTGCGTTTCAGCTTCGATGCCCAGGTCAGTGCCTACGACCTGAGCGACACCTACCTGCCGGCCTTTCGCGCCGCCGTGGTGGACGGGCAGGTGGGCGGCCTGATGACGGTCTACAACGCCGTCAACGGCCAGCCGGGTGCGGCCCATGCGGGCCTGGTGCGCGACATGGCGCGCTCGGCCTGGGGCTTCCAGGGCTTTGTGATGTCCGACTGCAATGCCGTGCGCTTTCTGCACAGCCGGCACCAGCATGTGGCCAGCGAGGCCGAGGCCGTGGCCGCCGCAGTGCGCAGCGGCATGGACACCGAGCTGTACGCCGGCCCGGTGCCGGCCGCTGCCGCCTACCTCGACGCCGTGGCCGCCGGCCTGCTGACCGAAGCCCAGCTCGACACCGCACTGGCACGCAGCCTGGCCGTGCGCGAGCGCCTGGGCGTGCTGCATGCCGCTGACGCCGCGGCGGCGGCGCCAGGCCCGGCCCCAAGCACAGGCCCAGGCGCAACCCCGGACGCAGCCCACGCCGAGGCCGCGCTGCGCGCCGCGCAGCAGGGCCTGGTGCTGCTCAAGAACAACGGCCTGCTGCCGCTGGCGCCCGGCATCGCGCGCATTGCCGTGGTGGGGCCGCTGGCCGACGACCTCGAGTCGATGCTGGGCAACTACCACGGCCAGCCCACCGGCGGCCTCACGCCGCTGCAGGCCCTGGGGCAGCGCTTTGCGCAGGCCGAGTTCATCCACGCCCGGGGCGCCAACGTGCCCATGACGCCGCAGGACCTGCCGACGGCCCTGCTCAGCAGCGACGACGGCCAGCCCGGCCTGAGCGCCCAGCGCCATGCCGGCTTCGGCCCGGCGGGCGAGCCGGTGGCGCGCTGGGTGGATGCGCAGGCCCGCTGGTTTGGCCGTGCGGGCCAGGGCTTTACCCGCTGGACCGGCTGGCTGACCGTGCCCGAGAGCGGCCGCTGGCACCTTGGCAGCCACGGCACCGGTGCCTGCCGCATGTGGCTCGACGAGCAACTGCTGGCCGACGACGCCCACCCGCATGCGCCGGCCGACTGCCTGGCCGCGCTCGACCTGGTGCAGGGCCAGCGCCTGCGGCTGCGGTTCGAGGTCATGGGCATGCCCATGGGCTTCAGCCGGCTGGTGGGCTATCGCGAGGCGCCGGGCGCCTTGCAGCAGGCCGAAGCCGCGATGGCCCAGGCCGATCTGGTGCTGGCCTTCGTGGGCCTGAACGGGCGGCTGGAAGGCGAAGACCTGCCCGTGTGCCTGCCCGGCTTTGAAGGCGGCGACCGCCAGACCCTGGCGCTGCCCGCCGAGCAGCAGCTGCTGCTGGCGGCCGTGCGCCGCAGCGGCAAGCCCTGGGCCGCCGTGCTGATGGCCGGCGGCGCGGTGTCGGACGACGGCCTGGACGCGGCCGACGCCCTGCTGCACGCCTGGTATCCCGGCCAGGCGGGCGGCACGGCCATCGCCCAGGTGCTGGCGGGCGATGTCAACCCGGGTGGGCGCATGCCGGTGACCACCTACCGCGAGCTGGCCGATCTGCCGCCCTTCGAGAGCTACGCGATGGCGGGGCGCACCTACCGCTACTACCGGGGCCGGCCGCGCTATCCCTTTGGCCATGGCCTGAGCTACACCCGCTTCGGCTACACCGATGCCCGGCTGTCGTGCGACACGCTGCAGGCCGGTGAGCCGCTCAGCGCCGAGGTCAGCGTTCGCAACCTCGGCCAGCGTGATGGCGACGAGGTGGTGCAGGCCTACCTGGCCGTGCCCGGCAGCCCGGGCGCGAACCCCGGTCTGCAGGCGTTCCAGCGCATCCAGTTGCGCGCTGGTGCCGAGCAGCGCGTGGGCTTTCAGCTGCTCGCCCGGCAGCTCAGCCAGGTGGCCGCGGATGGCAGCCGCTGGGTGGCCGAAGGCCGCTACACCCTGCACCTGGGCGGCGGCCAGCCCGGCACGGCCGCGCCAGGCGTGGCGCTGCACTTCCACATCCGCGGCCGCCAACGCCTGCCCGATTGACCGACTGAGTGACGAGGCCGCGGCGCCGCAAGCCGGGCCTTCCATCCCCGCACCATGACCCAACACACCATCGATCCCACTGCCGCCTGCTGGCTGGCCGCCGAAGACGCCGCCGCGCGCGCCGAACGCCAGGCCGGCTGGCACTGGGCCTGGGGCACGCTGCCCGCCGGGGTGGCGCAAGAGCCCCGGCTGCGCGAGTTTGTCTGGGAGTTCGTGCTCGACGCGCCGCTGCACGAGGCCCGGCTGCTGATCGCCGCACAAAAGGGGCTGCCCGCCGTGTGGCTGGACGGCCAGGTGCTGCACGAGTCGGCCGACATGCTGTCGGGCCGCGCCATGCACGACCTGGCGCTGGGCACGCTGGCCGCCGGGCCGCACCGGCTGGCGGCGCAGGTGCGGGTCTTTCACCCCTTCATCGCCGAGCCGCGCCAGGGCGGGCTGGCGGCGCTGCTGCGCGGTGGCGGCCGCTTCCTGTCGCCGCAGCCGGCCGACTGGCGCACCCGCGTGGGGGCCCCGCCGGGCTGGCATCTGGCCGCGCCGGATGCCGGCTGGCAGACCGCCAGCGCACCGGCCGAGCCGATCGACTGGCTGCCCATGCCGGCCCAGCCCGCGCGTCTGCTGCGCCGCCGCTTCACGCTGCCCGCCAGGCCCGTGTCGGCCATGCTGACCTGCACCGCGCTGGGCGGCTGCGAGGCCGAGCTGAACGGCCAGCGCGTGGGCGATGCCTTGCTGGCGCCCGAGAACAGCGACTTTCGCCACCGACTGCTGGTGCAGCAGCACGAGGTGGCCGCCCAGTTGCAGGCCGGCGAGAACGCGCTGGGCGTGATGGTGGGCGACGGCTTCTACGCCAGCGAGGCCATCGGCCGCGGCCGCTACCCCTTTGGCGGCGCCCCTCGGCGCCTGTGGCTGACGCTGGACCTCACGCTGCCCGACGGCAGCACGCAGCGCATTGCCACCGACGGCCACTGGCGCGCCAGCACGGCGCCGGTGCGGTTTGCCGAGATCTACCACGGCGAGACCTACGACGCGCGGCTGGAGCAGGCCGGCTGGTCATCACCCGGCTTCGACGACAGCGCCTGGGACGAGGCCTGGCCCGCGCCCGCACCGGCCTGCACGCTGTTTGTGCAG includes these proteins:
- a CDS encoding glycosyl hydrolase, whose translation is MPSMSPVEADFRQPPSAQRPMLRWWWPGGAVEAEALCAQLRGFADAGWGGVEIQPCRVGLPHGLTPAQSAAVHEVFTPPWFETVATVMAEAARLGLLVDVTFGSAWPFGGGEAITPELATSELTLAWTTVRGPQHWHGVPRQPERPLRSATWLARQGGLAPEQALPAQWQARMAAPVETVAVLAVRGGVPSLAPYPGFVPMTLPDRWGQVLAAGWLDASRTVDLTDRLQADGSLAWQVPEGDWQLIVVQRFTSDQMILEGAGRGPQLVLDHLQRAAFDAHAARVGDAALPHWRQHAGKAWRSIFVDSLEIPADLLWTHDLLAEFERRRGYDPRPHLPLMLQPGWRNCFQARLGAPLFDDPDTGPRVRHDYRLTVSELMIERLYAPMSAWAAGHGLQAKVQAHGAPVDWLQAYGVAGIPETEDLAGGAAPHFLRVARSAAHLYGRGLVTGEAFCWLQEGFAVTPAKLRERADAFYAAGIQQLVGHGASARLGAAFDAAAGGHPWYPFEAMEIGTPLDDANPCWAFVRPLTDYMARNQTLLQRGRARVPVAVLAPLDLMAHTSAAERLTPPPWHDALQDAGYDWDWINDHGLLASRLEAGALLTPGGHRYRALLLPELPALRAEVAEFLAACAEAGVPVWACGRLPSREIGFLDAAARDRRVQQAMRAARLVAPSALGRALLAAGVAPSLPLPAGHGCSFHVREDGAQQWVLLRNAGTTAQTPAWPLPPGQAAELWDAWLGEVQGLGTAGQVAVHLPPGCARWLRLAPAAACRPPPATQAALSAQVAAAGAAPAVERALGGPWQLSARGVGLGGRPIHFSAGADTLAGLRQHPELADFAGLLTYTLAFELSAAELAATEQPAGALWLDLGQAFDALSLQLNGDTPTPRSEGPFVFEVTRRLQAGTNTLTITVANVPENAHRDPLRPGGLPLPGRRLARLPTGLVGPVRLCAA
- a CDS encoding family 1 glycosylhydrolase, with product MQKNFPEGFLWGVATAAHQVEGGNDNCDTWAEEWAEGSPYVDKSGEAIDHYRRFRDDIALIASLGLKAYRFSVEWARVEPREGEFSAEALAHYRAVVDACVEHGLEPVVTLHHFTSPQWLMPLGGWRGERTPMLFARYVEQVMPALGPAVRRVVTLNECNIGVLLQNMFASLGFVPPIGVDVKSWRAPGWRNSAAKACGTDAATYCAFQMAGDERGVATISAAHVAARAVIRRVAPQVQVGLALALSQPQVAPGGEAQAAKMWHGNFRQWLPAIEGDDFFALQNYTREIYGPEGQVPPPPGSESTGARYEFAPQAIASVARRVAHELKLPILITENGYCGDDDARRIAFIQQALAGLHAAIDDGVPLIGYTYWTAFDNFEWVFGYAMRFGLVAVDRATQQRSPKPSAQVLGAIARANALPDGILIEPQPGTSQELAMDHVYTPPAAEPGTVFTNVRIFDGSGSAPFAAELRVDGRRITAIGASVSHDNARVIDGQGGVLMPGLTEAHAHLTWPTSVEKFVPGMSLPPEELTLTAARNARILLDHGFTSAYSAGALGKRIEPALKEMIDSGGMPGPRLVASSVEREPPSDGTLLDPGKVDEHGAGPANVAAFVKGCSDIGAKAVKFLISGESALKPGASLELLYTDEELMAAGLAAREHDVWLTGHAHAAAAVKIGVKAGFRVLYHCTYADEEALDLLESVKDSIFIAPSIGIIQATLDATPPPHFDMTHMKQDAALVLETQKKLVPELRRRGLRLLPGGDYGFPFNPNGRNARDLALWVEHFGYTPAEALHAATALGGQIMGMGDELGQLKPGYLADLLLVDGDPTANVAILQNKHHLKAIMKDGRFHKAPH
- a CDS encoding alpha/beta hydrolase: MSLPRKLRCSVITAVACAALGQAGSAQAAEGGPPRHVFRTVPATPMALPAALAFGGPASGPAFQWTGLGQERILRNVQRPQLFAVRPATGKANGRAVLVVPGGGYRFVAIENEGLPIARRLADQGFTAFVLVYRVKPTPVVDADFAAEVNAEIAQRFAPGAPKAADDLAPHGPAVEDARAAMAWLKAHATEQGFDAQRLGYIGFSAGARSGRALVSQASAAEMPDTLALIYGGFYATQPRQPVPPLFLAQAADDPLFPPDGFDIVHNWRQAGQRVELHLYERGGHGFGSMPRGTTADAWLDAYLGWLNRQ
- a CDS encoding MFS transporter, giving the protein MSQLRIPFHEKVAYGLGNFMPTAVTATGGMAMYFYTDVAGLSAAFVGALLLLVRIIDAVWDIFVGRRVDATRSRWGQARPYLLWFAPVLAIALVASFTVPPLEGTARLIYFVAAYVVLWCAYSLIMIPFQSMLPMIAPDADERLRMAGVSSFVQFIFVVGCAAGFPMLKDALSDGNPAQGFQRAAMLFGGLGLLFTWACFAFVRERVPPMAAAPSPDLRADLRALRASRPWLAGVLAQCVLATLIGLPLASCVYYFSVVIGKPQLIGPFMGLGGIGLVLGVVLSDQLTRRLCKKRVYVAAMLVGAALWTAIALGGPDRLPLVFVLSLLANVCLGVSAPISYSMNGDIADDIEYRHGKRVVGTLVATINFANKVGAGLCSALVGLVLSVTAYQAGAAQQAPAALQGVVALMSVIPAVMALGVAAVMGWAYPLGRSQLQQMNSELAQRRVATA
- a CDS encoding alpha/beta hydrolase — its product is MKNNARPLRRALAMAALAKAALAIAALLGLAARAGAAGPPPDRPPAPALSPAAERVLATVHEDLRPLARRFLAAPPPPPLSATSLPALRGMKFMLPPQLAEPAPQTLRIDGPAGARALSLHVVGERAATAKPVLLYLHGGGFVSGAPAMDVRQLQDIALAVDCIVVSVGYRLAPETVHPGALEDNLAALQWLRAHAAELGGDPTRMAVLGGSAGGGHAAMLSLAMRDRGLPPLRMQVLIYPMLDDRSGSSQAVPAPFGNMMWNEAANRFGWSALLGVPAGSPQVPDGAVPARAPSVTGLPPTFIGVGSIDLFLPENLRFAERLMAASVPTELLVVPGGFHGFDMVARDTPVAREFTQRWQAALRRALAPHPQPASP
- a CDS encoding glycoside hydrolase family 3 C-terminal domain-containing protein, whose protein sequence is MSRVRQLLAQLSLGEKAGLMANANAAVPRLGLPAYDHWTEALHGLVAAGESAVVYPAPIALAAGFDAALLHTIGQQIATDGRRAHARALQRSPGGTGGTGMSEGLCFMAPNLNILRDPRWGRGQETLGEDPQLTAQLGVALIRGLQAGDQACAVAKHFAVHSGPEPLRFSFDAQVSAYDLSDTYLPAFRAAVVDGQVGGLMTVYNAVNGQPGAAHAGLVRDMARSAWGFQGFVMSDCNAVRFLHSRHQHVASEAEAVAAAVRSGMDTELYAGPVPAAAAYLDAVAAGLLTEAQLDTALARSLAVRERLGVLHAADAAAAAPGPAPSTGPGATPDAAHAEAALRAAQQGLVLLKNNGLLPLAPGIARIAVVGPLADDLESMLGNYHGQPTGGLTPLQALGQRFAQAEFIHARGANVPMTPQDLPTALLSSDDGQPGLSAQRHAGFGPAGEPVARWVDAQARWFGRAGQGFTRWTGWLTVPESGRWHLGSHGTGACRMWLDEQLLADDAHPHAPADCLAALDLVQGQRLRLRFEVMGMPMGFSRLVGYREAPGALQQAEAAMAQADLVLAFVGLNGRLEGEDLPVCLPGFEGGDRQTLALPAEQQLLLAAVRRSGKPWAAVLMAGGAVSDDGLDAADALLHAWYPGQAGGTAIAQVLAGDVNPGGRMPVTTYRELADLPPFESYAMAGRTYRYYRGRPRYPFGHGLSYTRFGYTDARLSCDTLQAGEPLSAEVSVRNLGQRDGDEVVQAYLAVPGSPGANPGLQAFQRIQLRAGAEQRVGFQLLARQLSQVAADGSRWVAEGRYTLHLGGGQPGTAAPGVALHFHIRGRQRLPD